One Leopardus geoffroyi isolate Oge1 chromosome B1, O.geoffroyi_Oge1_pat1.0, whole genome shotgun sequence DNA window includes the following coding sequences:
- the G3BP2 gene encoding ras GTPase-activating protein-binding protein 2 isoform X1: protein MVMEKPSPLLVGREFVRQYYTLLNKAPEYLHRFYGRNSSYVHGGVDASGKPQEAVYGQNDIHHKVLSLNFSECHTKIRHVDAHATLSDGVVVQVMGLLSNSGQPERKFMQTFVLAPEGSVPNKFYVHNDMFRYEDEVFGDSEPELDEESEDEVEEEQEERQPSPEPVQENADSGYYEAHPVANGIEEPLEESSHEPEPEPESETKTEELKPQVEEKNLEELEEKSTSPPPAEPVSLPQEPPKAFSWASVTSKNLPPSGTVSSSGIPPHVKAPVSQPRVEAKPEVQSQPPRVREQRPRERPGFPPRGPRPGRGDIEQNESDNRRIIRYPDSHQLFVGNLPHDIDENELKEFFMSFGNVVELRINTKGVGGKLPNFGFVVFDDSEPVQRILIAKPIMFRGEVRLNVEEKKTRAARERETRGGGDDRRDIRRNDRGPGGPRGIVGGGMMRDRDGRGPPPRGGMAQKLGSGRGTGQMEGRFTGQRR from the exons ATGGTTATGGAGAAGCCCAGTCCGCTGCTTGTAGGGCGGGAGTTTGTGAGGCAATATTATACTTTGCTGAATAAAGCTCCAGAATATTTACACAG GTTTTATGGAAGGAATTCTTCCTATGTTCATGGTGGAGTAGATGCTAGTGGAAAGCCCCAGGAAGCTGTTTATGGCCAAAAT GATATACACCACAAAGTATTATCTCTGAACTTCAGTGAATGTCATACTAAAATTCGTCATGTGGATGCTCATGCAACTTTGAGCGATGGAGTAGTTGTCCAGGTCATGGGTTTGCTATCTAACAGTGGACAGCCAGAGCGGAAGTTTATGCAGACCTTTGTTCTGGCTCCTGAA gGATCTGTTCCAAATAAGTTTTATGTTCACAATGATATGTTTCGTTATGAAGATGAAGTATTTGGTGATTCTGAACCAGAGCTCGATGAAG AATCAGAAGATGAGGTAGAAGAGGAACAAGAAGAAAGGCAACCATCCCCAGAACCTGTGCAAGAAAATGCTGATAGTGGTTACTATGAAGCTCATCCTGTGGC TAATGGCATAGAGGAACCTTTGGAAGAGTCCTCTCATGAACCTGAACCTGAGCCAGAATCGGAAACAAAGACTGAAGAACTAAAGCCACAAGTGGAGGAGAAGAACTTAGAAGAATTAGAGGAGAAGtctacttctcctcctcctgctgaaCCTGTTTCTCTGCCACAGGAACCACCAAAG GCTTTCTCCTGGGCTTCAGTGACCAGTAAAAACCTGCCTCCTAGTGGTactgtttcttcctctggaatTCCACCCCATGTTAAAGCACCAGTCTCACAG cCAAGAGTTGAAGCTAAACCGGAAGTTCAGTCTCAGCCACCTCGGGTGCGTGAACAACGACCTCGAGAACGACCCGGTTTCCCTCCTAGAGGACCAAGACCAG GCAGAGGAGATATTGAACAGAATGAATCTGACAACCGTAGAATAATTCGCTATCCAGACAGTCATCAACTTTTTGTTGGTAACTTGCCACATGATATTGATGAAAATGAACTGAAAGAGTTCTTCATGA GTTTTGGAAACGTTGTGGAACTTCGCATCAATACCAAGGGTGTTGggggaaagcttccaaactttggttttgtggtttttgaTGACTCTGAACCAGTTCAGAGAATCTTAATTGCAAAA cCAATTATGTTTCGAGGGGAAGTACGTTTaaatgtggaagagaaaaaaacaagagctGCAAGAGAGCGAGAAACCAGAGGTGGTGGCGATGATCGCAGGGATATTAGGCGCAACGATCGAGGTCCTGGCGGTCCACGTGGAATAGTGGGCGGTGGAATGATGCGTGACCGGGATGGAAGAGGACCTCCTCCAAGAGGTGGCATGGCACAGAAACTTGGCTCTGGAAGAGGAACTGGGCAAATGGAAGGCCGCTTCACAGGACAGCGTCGCTGA
- the G3BP2 gene encoding ras GTPase-activating protein-binding protein 2 isoform X2 produces MVMEKPSPLLVGREFVRQYYTLLNKAPEYLHRFYGRNSSYVHGGVDASGKPQEAVYGQNDIHHKVLSLNFSECHTKIRHVDAHATLSDGVVVQVMGLLSNSGQPERKFMQTFVLAPEGSVPNKFYVHNDMFRYEDEVFGDSEPELDEESEDEVEEEQEERQPSPEPVQENADSGYYEAHPVANGIEEPLEESSHEPEPEPESETKTEELKPQVEEKNLEELEEKSTSPPPAEPVSLPQEPPKPRVEAKPEVQSQPPRVREQRPRERPGFPPRGPRPGRGDIEQNESDNRRIIRYPDSHQLFVGNLPHDIDENELKEFFMSFGNVVELRINTKGVGGKLPNFGFVVFDDSEPVQRILIAKPIMFRGEVRLNVEEKKTRAARERETRGGGDDRRDIRRNDRGPGGPRGIVGGGMMRDRDGRGPPPRGGMAQKLGSGRGTGQMEGRFTGQRR; encoded by the exons ATGGTTATGGAGAAGCCCAGTCCGCTGCTTGTAGGGCGGGAGTTTGTGAGGCAATATTATACTTTGCTGAATAAAGCTCCAGAATATTTACACAG GTTTTATGGAAGGAATTCTTCCTATGTTCATGGTGGAGTAGATGCTAGTGGAAAGCCCCAGGAAGCTGTTTATGGCCAAAAT GATATACACCACAAAGTATTATCTCTGAACTTCAGTGAATGTCATACTAAAATTCGTCATGTGGATGCTCATGCAACTTTGAGCGATGGAGTAGTTGTCCAGGTCATGGGTTTGCTATCTAACAGTGGACAGCCAGAGCGGAAGTTTATGCAGACCTTTGTTCTGGCTCCTGAA gGATCTGTTCCAAATAAGTTTTATGTTCACAATGATATGTTTCGTTATGAAGATGAAGTATTTGGTGATTCTGAACCAGAGCTCGATGAAG AATCAGAAGATGAGGTAGAAGAGGAACAAGAAGAAAGGCAACCATCCCCAGAACCTGTGCAAGAAAATGCTGATAGTGGTTACTATGAAGCTCATCCTGTGGC TAATGGCATAGAGGAACCTTTGGAAGAGTCCTCTCATGAACCTGAACCTGAGCCAGAATCGGAAACAAAGACTGAAGAACTAAAGCCACAAGTGGAGGAGAAGAACTTAGAAGAATTAGAGGAGAAGtctacttctcctcctcctgctgaaCCTGTTTCTCTGCCACAGGAACCACCAAAG cCAAGAGTTGAAGCTAAACCGGAAGTTCAGTCTCAGCCACCTCGGGTGCGTGAACAACGACCTCGAGAACGACCCGGTTTCCCTCCTAGAGGACCAAGACCAG GCAGAGGAGATATTGAACAGAATGAATCTGACAACCGTAGAATAATTCGCTATCCAGACAGTCATCAACTTTTTGTTGGTAACTTGCCACATGATATTGATGAAAATGAACTGAAAGAGTTCTTCATGA GTTTTGGAAACGTTGTGGAACTTCGCATCAATACCAAGGGTGTTGggggaaagcttccaaactttggttttgtggtttttgaTGACTCTGAACCAGTTCAGAGAATCTTAATTGCAAAA cCAATTATGTTTCGAGGGGAAGTACGTTTaaatgtggaagagaaaaaaacaagagctGCAAGAGAGCGAGAAACCAGAGGTGGTGGCGATGATCGCAGGGATATTAGGCGCAACGATCGAGGTCCTGGCGGTCCACGTGGAATAGTGGGCGGTGGAATGATGCGTGACCGGGATGGAAGAGGACCTCCTCCAAGAGGTGGCATGGCACAGAAACTTGGCTCTGGAAGAGGAACTGGGCAAATGGAAGGCCGCTTCACAGGACAGCGTCGCTGA